TTAAACTTATTAAATACATTAATTTTTCCTAGAAATCAATTTATTGAATAAAAAGGTAAACTTAGGTTTCAAATATGCTACCTATTAAAATACTTTCACCTCTTAAAATATGTATTTACAAAAAAGAAAATGTGGGATAAAGATTGGTAGGGATCCGCCAAACACCGGGTTTTAGGCCCAAAAAGAATTTATAGTGAACAGAGAGAAATAAACTACAACTCAGCCCATAGCTATGGAGTATCAGCCCTATCTTTCTCATAGCTATGATTTAACCCCACATTTATTTTTAGAGGGATATATGTTTTACTTACACAaatgataatttatatataaaaaataatattagtgAGAATTGAGTTTAGTGGGAGTGCTAAGTAGTACTCCATTGAGTCAACCCATATTAGCATGTTTTAGAATAATTTGAATGACATTGTTATGCTAGCCAATAACTCAGACCTAACACAATTCTCCCAATCCCACTAGTGCACAAATAGCATGAAACAATTAAGCAGCATGTAATTCTCAAAACCTAACCACATGTTGGTTCCCAGGACTTAAAGGATAATGGGCCACAAAGGGGTGCTTCGGAAATTAAacatattttgtttttaaattttaatttcatgaaAGGATACCAGCTATAAaggaaaatagtgaaaataaaataaaataaaataatttctccactCAATCATGAATAATTCTTTTTCTCTCAAAAGAGTGATCCAAATTTGGCCAAATGGTATATAGgaataaaatcattaaataagtaaataaattaataaaaattaatttatcaccAGGAGAAAATGCacttcattaaaaaaaaaaaaatgttaaagcATTTTTACGTAGGCAGTGGGACAAATTAAAATGATCAGCATAAAAAGGCTGAACGTGGCTCCATGAAATCATGTATGTCGTTTCTCTCTTTTTATCAAATATCATATCATCTATCTGACAATGAGATTCTTTTTTCTGACAAAAATGCATGGATGCCCACcggaagggactaaattgagttaaatttaattatatatgcaACTTGAAAGATGCTACTTATCAACTAAAAAGCTGCatgtatattatattttaaattatttgatatTTAGTAATCACCTTcattcctaattaaattaaaaattaaattagattgAACTCTATTATCTTAATTTTATTGAATAAAACATGTTAGTAagcaaatatataaatataaataaatatttatataaaataaaataaaattaatatttaaattattagatATGAAAAACTAATATGATTAGATAAGAAAAAATTAATAAGATTATGAAAACtagaaaacaaataaaagaatcgAGTTTTACTAGATGTTGAAGCATGTTTTCATAGTTTCCTTAAGATAGATTCGGCCGCTCCTATGGTCTTTGGAGAAATATTGGTCGACTGTCTCCCAAGATACAACAACAGGATAGATCGAAGCAGTAGCACTACTGCAGTGATCATCGAACAGACCTTGTCTTCCTCTATCACTGAAATGTATGAAAATATGGAGAGAAAAAGAGAAGAATTTTTGGgagtaaaataaaattatgtaGGATGTGTGTATCTCAAAATACTATAGAATTTTTTAGCCTTTTATAGGCTTTCAATATGgtgaaattttagaaatttctACGAATAAATATACAAATTTGCATTAAAGGAACTTTTAAatcaatttgaataaaataaaataaaatcaagatTTATGtccttttaaaataaattttgtataACATTTGTTGAGAAAAATAAATTTCGGGTTGAGCTTAAAATATCCGTAAAATCATATTGGACCCAATTAGTTTGAACATTTTGCATCACCCACGTCATGCAAGTGCGCTTCCAACCTCAACAGGTTTGAACTTGCATCCCCTACAAGCAAGGTAAGATTTCAAGCTTATCCCCCTACACGCAAGGTAAAATTTCAAGCTTAGTATCACTTAGCATTTAACCAATGTGGGACctaagcttttcttttcctcaacaaatattCTCTCACAAGTGGCTTACTTcgagcatcaatttctcattcattgtTAAACTATTTTAagcatatgatataccgttgTAAAGGTCTCATGAAGTAGAATATAAAACTACAATTTTATAATTCAACTCTCTACTTTTACCAATCAATAATAtacttcaaaaattttaaaattatctttttcCAACAAATTTTTTCATTAAAAGACTCAAGAGTAAAGGATAttgaatttcttattattttactcAACAAAagtagaatatatatatttatatatttgtaatatgGAATTTGATTCTGTGTTTGATTATAGACATTATGATaaaagaggttttttttttttcgtttttttttttttcttagatACTTTCTATTAGTGTGCACAATGCCTATATATAGTTTGTTCACCAAAGCCACTCATCAAGCCAAAACAAATTAAGAGAGTTTGTGGGAGTTAAAGAGATTATTGCAGCAATGGCTTCTTTGCAATGCCAGAAAACCATTGAGAAAGGCTTGGGTCAAGGATACTATGGTGGCGGTTCTAGTTGGGGAAGCCAGGCCACTAAAATGGAGAACAAATACCAGAATGGCTATGCGATGTCTTACAGCGAACTTGAACGCCATAGCCAAATCCGCTGCCCCACCTATGGAATGAGCGAATCCTACACTACTTACGGCCAATCTCATGGCACCCACAACGGAAACGCAATGTCGAAACCCCAATTTCATGGTCATGGGAATGGCTACGGCAGCCACATGAGCAACGGGATGGCTCACACTCAAGCATATGGCTCTAACCATCACAACAGCCCTGGAAAACACCAAGGCCCTGGGTATGGCAGTGGCTTTGGGGGCTACCCTCCCAAAAACCATGGAATGCAGCATAGCCCACCGCACCACGGCGGCAAACTGTCAGGCCAAGGCAACGGGTTCCTGAAGCCCCAAGCATACGGCCCTGGGAGAAACATGGCCTACGGAATGACCGAAACCGAAAGTTGCGAGTACCGCAGCGAAGTATACTTTTCCAACGAGTCACACTACAACGACGGCCGTGGATACCACCACGCTGGCAAAAGTGACCACCCTGTCAAGGGTCTGCTAAGGAAAATAAAGGGTGGCATTTCACGTAATAAAAGCTGTAGTGATAGCGACAGTGGCAGCGACAGTGATGATGATGGTTACGGGAAGAAGACGGTAATGATCTTATTTCCCTTCGAACATAAAAACAAATCATATAGTCACACACCTTCattgttaatgattttttttcaattcGATTTGACATACAGGTCTTCGTGAGCAAGGCAATATGATGAAGacatatatgataataataatgataaatatgGTGAAGATGTTGGCTATATAAATGccatacaaaataaaataaaattaaagatccCCCTATGTTGATGTTTTCGTATCATACGTACCTTTATGAATTAAGTAATGATATAACCTCTTGCTCTGGAGGAGTTGGGTTGTTATTGCTTTCTTAAATTCCACTTTATAATTTTCTTTCCTCAGTTTGAAAATACAGCTTCGAAATACTTTGTTTTTCCAAACTTCATTTTCATCATAATCAACAACCATATAATTCTAGTTTTCTTAATATTTCTGATATTTAATACTAAAATCATTAATTTCTCAGAATTATAACTTCCACGTTGCTATAATTTCAAATGATATAAATCATCCTTCTTGATAAgctaaattcatttatttttaaatggtttaatataTAGTTTTGTACCACAATTTCTCTTAATATCTTACTTGTTTTTGACAAAAattatctattttggtacctgAAAGTAGACTTGATCATGATTCAGGCAACCCAGCTCGGGCCGAAGGCCCGTCCAAAATGTGGGATGGCTTGGGCAAAAATATATgcctgaaaaatgggcttggacaaaaaaataaggcccgtttaaaaaaaagTCCGAGCCTCGAGTAAGATATTTTTGCTGGGCGAATTGACTaaaggaaaaaaattattttttaaaatattattttcttgttgttttcccTTATTttactaccattttactattatgttgttattgtttagatattgtataaagcttattttattattaattttgttattattttaaagatatttgcttgttaagttgcatctatcttagtgttatataagtatacatatttttaaaaaattattttcaatttgttgggaaatatttattttgatgtttttaatatttttgatgtattatatattttaaaataatataaaaattaatatgggcggctAGGTCGGATCtgagttttagcatttttatacGGGTcgagcttgggcaaaattttaggctcatttttTGGGCCGGGCCCAGGCTTAACAAACGGGCTTGAACTTTTAGTTGAGTCCGATCTAGtctggcccatgcacacctctacttgaaagtaattttgttaattttttagtatttaattcaagttttagtaTTGGTTTGATGAAAGTTAATTACTAATACTATTAGGTTTGAATTTTTCATGGTTTTGTTAATAGAATAAACTTAGTGTTGATTGTGAATTTGTTTAATGTTGtgtataatttgtcaattacaatGCGATGGATGTGATTTAGTTTGAGTTTTTTgattgatttgatgaaagttcaattctaatattattagctaattatgaattttcatcaaatcaatttATAAACCCGAATTAAACATTGAGGAACAAATTGCTCCATGTATGTTAGATGAAGGAGAAAAATAATCACTCtattaaaatttgtcataaaatgcttaatttgacGTTTTATGTATGAGCAATAATAACGAATTGAGCCTCAATCCTTACACCTTTATTCAATCTTACTCCTACTCTTTTATTCGGAGAAAAATGACTCTTAACCTTCCATTATTAACATGACAGTATTCTTTCTTATATATCacgttaataaataatttaaaattcaaaaataaaaataaaaagcaatCAAAATTGAACTTGTATTTTGTCATCCAAATTTATACTTTCACACTAACACAGTTAATTTTTGCCGAGATGGCACTAATAGCCAATTCGATGATTACATGTGGTAGAGCCTCATTTTGCAACGTGGTggacataaatttaaaaaaattaaaatatataaattagtaaaaatatatataattttttttcacaTTAAGAATGAACATAGACAAATAGTTGTTTAGAATTACATGTGTCTGGATAACACATTGTCCAAATTCATTCttgatataattttaaaaattttatatttatttttataaaatttcattttaagttattattagtttaaaaatataaaaatataaaaataaatttataatacagaaaattaaataaaattatgatgATTCGTTGATGACCGAGGTAGGAGTGTAGAGACACTCAGGAGATTTGCCTAAAAGCAACCATAGTTGAAAGAGTGCGAAATAGCTTAAATTATTTAAAGCatataatattttgaaatatataaaaaatattaatatataaatttataaatatataaaagaactAGAAAGAAAGCGAACTATGAATCTGGAAGAAATGATGTCTAGATGCATTTGAGTCTAGACAACAATCTATTTACGGTCTTTATgtaaaaacttttttttaaataaatttttaataatttgtatattttaattttatttaaaattttatctaatttCAAGGGACATTCTGGGTCATTCGAATGTCCAGATTCAGATGTGTTGAGCTTCTCATGGATGTTCCGATGACTGTCAACCAGAGATAGAATTTTAGCTAATTAAAGCAAAACAACCAAAGTCTTATGCTAATAGGCAACCATTAGATTACCAAGGATACCAAATTAAGGGTTCgtgattttattttctttctaaaaGTTACCAAcatcagaaaaaaaaaatcaaaattttggctTCACTGAAATGACAACCACaatggtttaaatttttaaatatgaaaaattattgtAAAAGTACCTGTACTATGCCTCATATTGTATTTTGGTTATTCTACTAAAAGTAAAGTAAATCGGTCCATGTACGTTAGACGAACGATTAAACTAGTCGCTtcactaaaatttttggtgaaaaatgtttaatttgaCACTTTATGTATAAGGGATAATAACAAATATAAACTCAATCTTTACATCTTTATTCAATTTTACCCCTACTATTTTATTTTGTGAAAATTAACTACTTAATAAAACTACGTATAGAATGAATTAGACAAATATGTGCCTAGATTTAGATGTGTTTGGAAATCCAAATGTCTAAGGTCATTCTTGATgtgaaaagaaaatattttcttttatcaatttgtatatttctaaagttttttttcaattttaaaaatttatattcgCCTCGTGGCATATTGAAAGGTAGCCACATGTCACCACCAGATTGGCTATCAGTGCCATGTGAACACAACACGTCTATGTTAGTGCGAAGGTTCAAAATAGGGTGACCGAATACAAGTTCAGATCCAAAGTAGGACCAAAAATAAATTCATGTACCAACTAGATACTTCTGGACAAGTTTAGGGGGTAACTGCATATTAACTCTTCTTTGAGACATAAGTTGAGATAAattcattttttataaaaaaataaactccaaaaccattttattaaataatagaaCCCTTACACGATCATTACATTTTCATAGTTttatatttaagtaaatatttaattttattttgtgaaACATaactatcgaagaaatcatacatggaaaaaaaaaataagcACTTTATCAAATGATGCTTTCAGTTAcattttttcacaatttattcTCCGAATCGTCATTTCTCATTGGCGACATCTATGGTGTCTAGAGCAACCGCAGTTGTAGGTATTAGCTTGCGTGGGTGCACTTTTTGGGTTAGGATGACACCCCAGTTGCAGTTTGCCAGGCATTTTGCAAGGATCAAGGACCCCTGGATGGATGTACGTCACACCACTACGTGCAGCatctgtaatgacccaaaattcacgggcatcggaAAAGTACATTAacaggcctccgtcttagtaaatcgagttcgaaataattactagaaatatttatgagtttagcgatgtgtttgattaggtttaaattaggtgaatttagcttaatttagagtaattagtaaaaatgactaaattgaataaggagtaaaagtttaattataaattagtagGAAATAATAAGGACCAAATAGGGAATTAAGCCTATTTGGGAAGATGAGGCGGCAAAGGagaaaaaaatctaagatttttacttaGTTATATAGTACAATTTTGACAAGTGGAtggtaaaaaataataaataaattattataatatattattagcaactaaaacaaataaaagaaagaaaataaagtaaagaacaaagaaaagagCAGAATAGGCAAAGCGAAACgcagggaaggaaagaaagaaagaagaaagaaaagaaaaaggaagaattagggtttgaaggtttgaaagtttaatagttaacaaagaacccaagacatcggcgcacaaaggaaaggagaaagctatcgaggattaaagcgagaaattcacggtttgtattactataattcaaattactttttattaaatgctatatatcaattctatatttaataagtgaattataaggtaagtattgatatttgagttgaatgagaattgaattgaatggtgaatgtgtatgtataattgaattgtaaattgatttgaatgtgaaaattttaattgaaaagtaatcttggaatggaaatgaaagtgaattgagaattgaaataccctattaactagtcgggctaagtcggatataattggcatgccataggatatggaagtgtACGGATTTTTGGCTTTATCGATcgagcactttatgtgtcgtatttcaggcacctcgtgtgtcgtatcaggcacctcatgtgtcgtatcaggcacttcgtgtgtcgttttaggcactttatgtgtcgtatactgatcaggtactatgtaccgttttaggcacaatgtgccgtactggtgtgtttgggttggaatccgtgtatccgttaaagTCCGAaatgttaatagggtgaataattGAAATGAGAAGTTCAAATGAATTTGATCATTGTACTAGTGAAtatgaaagaaattaaaattgtGGACTGAAAATTTAGATTGGAAATGAAATGCATGGATTTAAAATGATTGTGGTGATTAAAACACAGTAAATGTGATTTGTAACTAAAATTGAATAATAGCTAAAGAttgtttatttattgttatttaatgataacttaaaaaaaaagaattgttATTTGATGCTgagttcttattttatttttttaattgctattgcaatttgaattatggtaataccacttgaGTATGAAATACTCGTCGTCTGATTGTTTCGTGCGCAAGTTAATAGAAGTCTAGTGTCTGGTCCAACATCCAAGTGATCCCGACTTCATGAAAAGATTTTGGGTgatgttttctttcttaattgaaagtggcatgtactaggtgttgTATAAGTTATATAGATATACTTTTGTAAAGTTAGTTATAAGAATTGTATAcaatattttgttattagtttgataaaatggtaaatattatattatataatttggtataagttggaatgaaaaaaaaatgaatgaagttattagttaatttggattaatattatgaatgtttagttattaaatgactatgttaatgaattggttatgatttagatatatttaggtttaaattgtttttgattgtgccattggttttggattaggtggttttggtttgaatttgcgggGGTTTATGTAAAATTAAGaagaaatgctgtcgaaatttttgtaaataaaaatatatatatattcccctGAATACTCAAACAAGTCCCGTTTCATTCcactttaatacttgtgttgggtttcgaaagtccattatagggacataatttttcaattatactatgaatgttataataattgtaaaatatccataagttgtctgatatatccggtaatgcctcgtagccctgttccagcgacggtttggggttagggggttttacatttgttggtatcagagctatcaggTTTAGCTGATTCTCGGGCTATATCGAGCTCGAAATtgagtctagaagtacatgccacttttgagtcgaaattgagtcgggatttttggatgctgatctatttatttgttttgttttatagattaaagatgtcGGATGAAAGAATAAATGATACTGATGAAGAAATGCATACTGGAGAAGAAGAATTTTACGGGTTAGATGAAACTGAATCGGTAACACCTAGTATTAACCCGATGAGAAACCAACCTCCTAGAAGCGAAAGAAGAAATGATAGAGATGATTACGATACAAATAGAAAAATTGCTGATGCACTACAAAGAATAGTGGAAATTGTTCCTGCTATGACTTCAGTTCCAATTCAAAGACGGGCCCCGATAaaggaattgagaaagtatggtGCCAATGAATTTATGGGTCTGAAAGGAGTCGATCCATCTGTAGCTGAAAATTGGATGGAGTCGACTAAAAGAATTTTACGACAATTAGATTGTACCCCCCGAGAGTGTTTGATTTGTGCTGTATCGTTGTTACAAGAAGAAGCTTACTTATGGTGGGAATCAGTGGTTCGACACTTACCAGAGAACCAGATAACTTGGAATCTATTTCAGaaagagtttcaaaagaaatatatcggAGAAATGTACATCGAAGACAAGAAACAAGAGTTTTTGACATTACAACAGGGTGACATGTCAATAATAGACTATGAGAGAGAATTCTCAAGACTCAGTAGATATGCCTCAGAGTTTATTCCAACTGAAGCTGATAGTTGTAAGAGATTTTTACGGGGTCTACGAGATGAGATCAAATTACAGTTGGTATCTCAACGTATTACTAAAATGGTAGACTTGATTGAGCGAGCTAAAATGGTAGAACAAGTGTTGGGCTTTAATAAAAAGACTCAAAGTGTTAGACCAGCTGGGAAGCGTACGAGAACTCCAAGTTGGAACCCTCAGCCGAAAAGACCAAAAGAATCTCAGGGTGGTTGGAGATTCAGTTTTAGATCAGACAGAGGTGGAAGAAGCCAGGGAAAATAGACGACGGTATCTACTAGTAGTATACGAGGTCCACCTCGAGATGTTGACATTCCAGAATGTGGACATTGTGGAAAGAGACATTTGGGTGAATGTTGGAAAGTGACCGGAGGTTGTTTCCATTGTGGGTCGACGGAGCATTTTGTTAAAGACTGTCCgaagaataaaaatgatactcCTGTCACATCACAGAAATCAGTATCTACTACTCGAGGCAGAGGTCTAGGTAGAGGTAGTTCGGTTGCCAGAGGAGAAGCTGGTAGAAGGAGCAGTGATATTATTACTCAGCAGTCTGAAGCCAGAATACCAGCTAGAGCTTATGTGGTCAAAACTCGTGAAGAAGGCGATGCCCACGATGTGGTAACAggtatatttttattgtattcgAGCTGTTTATcgttaattgatcctggatcttcaCATTCTTACATTAATTCGAATTTAGTTGAGTTGAGAAAATTAAAATCCGAAATGTCTAGAGTGTCTATTGAGGTGTCGAGTCCATTGGGGCAAacagtgtaacgcccccacgcccgagaccatcgccggagtcgagtatgaggtgttactaagcttagtttaacatttttagaactttggattattgtttctacattcacagcttttaagctacttgcgtcatagtcacaagaaaaatcatatctcgagttacaaaactcaaaatcaagatccgtaaattttatatgaatctagactcatatacctatctactaatttttttctagaatttttggttgggccaattagtacagtttattagttaaagttacccctgtttcaggactcaaCTGGTCTGACCTCTCTTTACTACGAACCAcctttctctctgtaaaaaattcatatgactatgagatttatttctactaaaactagactcaataaggattctgaggatataaaatataccacctaattatatctttataatttatgatgaatttctaaagttggaacaggggattcaaaaactgctatgaccctgtttcactaaaattcaaatatcttctaacatataattcctttacctgtttcatttgtttcatatgaaactagacataataagcttcaattttatatgtagttCATCACCGaattcaattgctatgatttttagtaaattttcaaactcgcatcagtgttgctgcagtattctgtttatggcaaatttcatcctttttatgagtttttatgcactaagtatcttaatagttttccttaacatcaaacataatatacactaaccattttcataatttatcatgatcaagcatttcctcaaccattccacaaccataccataagatcatttacacaaaataggtatattgctatacatgccatacttaaatttacaagccatttaccaaaagtcttaggatagtgtggtgagccttgacctatcccgactctgagttggcttgtccaaaactacaatgagtaagaaggaggagtaagcataaatgcttagtaagttcatatgcaaataataagtaacataacaaacagatataccaatcaacattagcatacatcactaaaacacatatcacatttcgatcattttcatcatcttattaccttatagtggttgtatcaatactcaacccgagggttaaatacatacctgtccaaaataaccatttcacatcactcaccaatacttctctttacatctcgaatattcctccattgagtagaactttaccgttgaacacatcggaatataattggatacatggataatttgcatataagtgccacatattcaatcaagcaatcatgtaacccgcccatagcgaactcggactcaactcaacgagctcaggcgttcgcatccataagtgaactcggactccactcaacgagttcggatgcctagttacatctcacgaactcggactcaactcaacgagttcggacattcgcatccataagtgaactcggactcaactcaacgagttcggatgctcaaccatcctagtgacatgtcacttgtatcctaatctattcctaaggttcaaatgggctttttcctcgaacacttatccttgccgtcttagtagaatgccgaaatcaatactcggtaacaattatatttaacaagtagttcacataatttacatattatttaaaattaaccacaaagcatacatttcaaaataaaattcaacttaacatataattaacatcaataacttaaaaataaccattatgct
This window of the Gossypium arboreum isolate Shixiya-1 chromosome 12, ASM2569848v2, whole genome shotgun sequence genome carries:
- the LOC108451999 gene encoding uncharacterized protein LOC108451999; this translates as MASLQCQKTIEKGLGQGYYGGGSSWGSQATKMENKYQNGYAMSYSELERHSQIRCPTYGMSESYTTYGQSHGTHNGNAMSKPQFHGHGNGYGSHMSNGMAHTQAYGSNHHNSPGKHQGPGYGSGFGGYPPKNHGMQHSPPHHGGKLSGQGNGFLKPQAYGPGRNMAYGMTETESCEYRSEVYFSNESHYNDGRGYHHAGKSDHPVKGLLRKIKGGISRNKSCSDSDSGSDSDDDGYGKKTVFVSKAI